Below is a genomic region from Actinoallomurus bryophytorum.
GATCGTCAGCGATGAAGGCGGGTGGTGGGCGGTGCGGAACTCGGCGATCGCCGTGCCGATGAGCGTCGTCTCGACGATGTGGTCGCGCTGTTCGTCGTTGTAGGAGCACTCGCGTTCGCGTACGTGGAACTCGATGTCGGACACCACGACCCCGTCGGCCCCCGTGCGCGCGGTGTCGGCGAGGAAGTGCGCGCGTGCCTCGTGCCGGGTGACCGAGACCAGCTCGGTCCAGCCCGCCACCTCCTGGGCGGGGGCGAACGTGCCGGTGGACCAGCCGGTACGCCAGTCGTCGTGGCGTACGCCCACCGAGGCGCCCATCACGAGGTCGACCGGCACCCAGCCGCTCTCGATCAGCTTGGCGAACTCCTGGCCGCTCAGGTGGGACATGAAGACACGGCCGGGCCGGACGTTCCCGACGGCGCGTACGGCGGTGCCGACGGCCTGGAACTCCAGGTGGTGCGCAGCCCCCTGGAACGGCGCGATGGTGAGCTCGACCGCCACGACACCGTCGCCGCCGAGCGCCGCGCACTCCGCGGCCATCCGGCCCATCGCGACGTGGCGGGCCTGGTAGAGCGTGTCGATGTAGGTGCTGAAACCGCCCCATGCGCTCTGCATGCCGGACGTGACGGTGCGCGACGTGCCGGTGCCGAACAGGCCGGTGCTGTAGCCGCAGTAGGTCGGCGCGCGGTACCACCACCCGAGGTTGTGGACCGTGCTCCCCATCACCTGGCCGACCGGCTCGAACCCGCGGGAGCGCAGGCCGGCGAACTCGCCGACGCTCAGACTGGAGGTCCAGGTGCCCCCTCGCCTGGCCTGGTTGAGCCGGGCCTGCGCGGTGGGCGGCAGCTGCTGGGTCACGCTCCCCCCTCATGGACGACTACAGGACATGTGACGTGTGAGTGACCCCAGAGGTTCCGCTCAGCGGCCGGTGAACTCGGCCTTCCCCGGACCGTCCTCGACGAAGCTGCGCATTCCGATCTTCTGGTCCTCGGTGGCGAACAGGCCCGCGAAGTGCAGCCGCTCGATCTCCAGGCCGGTGGCGAGGTCGACCTCCAGACCGGCGTCGACCGCCTCCTTGGCGGCCCGCAGCGCGACGGCCGGGCCGTTGGCGTACCGGGCTGCCATCTCCTTGGCGGCGTCGTACACCTGGTCGTCCGGTACGACCTTGTCGACGAGCCCGATGGCGAGCGCCTCGTCCGCCTTGACGTGCCGGCCGGTGAAGATCAGGTCCTTGGCACGAGACGGGCCGATCAGCCTCGGCAGCCGCTGGGTGCCCCCGGCACCGGGGATGACGCCGAGCTGGATCTCCGGCTGCCCGACCTTGGCCGACTCGCCCGCGACACGAAAGTCGGCGCACAACGCGAGCTCGAGCCCGCCGCCGAGCGCGTACCCGGTGATCGCGGCCACCACCGGCGCGCCGATCCGCGCGACGGTGTTCAGCGCGTTTTGGAGGGCACGGCAGTGCTCGGTCGTCTCGGCGTACGACAGCTCGGCCATCTCCTTGATGTCGGCGCCCGCCGCGAAGACGCGCTCGCCGCCGTAGAGGATGACGGCGCGTACGGCCGGGTCGGCGTCGGCGGCGCGGGCGGCCTCCGCGAGCTCGTCACGCAGCTGGGCGTTGACGGCGTTCATCTTCGGCCGGTCCAGCCGGATCGTCGCCACCGCGCCTGAGACCTCGAGACGTACGAACTCTCCCACTGCCCCTCCAGAATGATCGACTGCGCTGGCCGCGAGCCTAACGCCCGCCTTCCCACCGGCGGTCCGTGCGGTGGTTCCCGTACCGCCCCGCCGGTCGGCGGGCGCCGCCGGGACAATCACAGAGCGAACATTCGGCGCATATCCCCCGCCGGGGATCGGGTGATCGCTATATTTCACCGGCTCATCGAACGATCATGAATGGAACCGCCATGTCCGGTGAACCCGAGGCCCCGATGTTCGACGACGACTTCATCAAGGGCGCGTCGTTCACCGAACCGTCCGCGCGGGAACGCGCACGCCGCCCCGGACGGCTGGAGCGCCGCCGGATCGCGCGCGCCGCCGGACGGCGGACGCGGCGCGACGGGTCGCGGATGAAGACGGCCGTCACGGTGCTCGCCGTCGTGGTGGCGATGGCGCTGGTCGGCGCGCTGGCGTGGAAGGTCCGCGGTGGCGGTGCCCTCTCACCCGAGACCGCCTCCGTCAAGAAGGGCCCGGTCCCCGCCATCGGCGCCGCGAACCCGTTCGAGGGCTCTCCTGCCGCCTCGTACGCCGACGGTGCCGCCGGGATCGTGCCGCCGCCCGCGAAGCCGGTGGGCGCGTTCTCAGCCCGCAACGTGGTGGCCGCCTACGCGAACACCGGACATCTGCTCGCCGCCTCCGCGCTGGACCGCCAGACCCTCCTCGGCGGCAGCCCCGACGCCTTCGCCGCCGCCGTCGGGCCGGACGAGCGGCCCGACTTCGTGAAGCGCCTGAACGACCACGACACCGGTCAGCGGACCCGCGGGTGGCTCGTCACCTTCGCGCCGCACACCGCCGAGCTCGTCGGCAGGACCATCAAGGTCGACGGCGGCATGTCGGCGCATCCGGTCACGCTCCAGGGCGCGCACGGCGTGGGCGTCCGGTTCGACTACCTGTTCGTCTACCCGATCCAGCGGCCCGGCGCGCCCCGTACGCTCGAACGGCTGGTGGCGCGGGTGAGCGGAGAGGTCTTCTACTACCTGCGGAGCGGCACGATGCACATCCACATCGCCGACTGGTCCGTCTCCCCCACTCCCGCGCGCTGCGACGTCCGCGACGGGTTCATCCACCCCTCCTACGGTGACTCGGCGCCGGAGAAGGCGGCCCCGTCCGGGCGGCCGCTGGACCCGTACGACCGGTCGGACCCGGAGCCCAAGAACGGAAAGTGCCTTCGGTCAACCGGCACCTGACCGGCGGGCCGGCGCGCCAAGATGGACGGACCCTCCTGGTAACTTCGCCGGGTCGGCGACGTTGGGAGCACGGGCATGCTGGTCGCGCACGCCACCTGGCACGGTGGTGCGCTGTGCCTGTGGGCCGAAGATCCCGCGCTGCCCGACACCAGCCGCGTACGCGTGACCCCGAAACCGCACCCGTTCGCCGCCGCCGACCTGCACGGCACCTCCTACGCGGCACTGACCGCCGGGGCCATGCGCGTCGAGCTGACGCTGCTGCTGCCGGGCTCGGCCGCCGGTCCCTTCCCTTCTCCGGAGCTGGCGCGCGAGCCGTCCTCCCGGCGGCCGGCCCCGCATCCCTGGCGGGTGCCCGCGCTGGCCCTCGACCCGTTCGCGGCGATGGCGCTGCTCGGCTCGGCCGACGACGCGGAGGACATCGTGCGCGGGGCCGACCTGCGGTTCTTCGCACTCGTCGCCGACGAGGCGATGCACCTGGCCGAGCGCGGCCGGGTGCTGCCCGCGCTGGTCCGCGAGGACGGCGACCTGACCGCACGATGGCGGCCGGTGATCACCGGCGCCGACGCCGAGCGCTTCCGTGAGCTCGCCCGCGCGATGCCGCCGGCCTGCCGCGCGGCCGGCGACGGGCGTGCCGCCGCCGAGGTGCTGCTGGAGGCGCTGACCGGCCTGGCCGACGCGACCGTACGCGGCATCGTCCCCCACCCTCTGCTCGCCGAGCGCACCGGCCGCGTCCCCGACCGGCTGCCCCTCGCCGAGCGCTGGGCCGAGGCCCTGACCGGCCCCGACCCCGCGGTCGCGCGCGAGCCCGGCGACGACCCCGGCGCCCTCGCCGCGGAGCTGGACTCCTGGGCGGCGGCCGCGCTCCGCCCGTCGGGCCCGCTGCGCGTCTGCTTCCGGCTCGGCGAGCCGCCGCAGGACGATCCCGGCGGCCCCTGGACGGTGCAGTTCGCACTACAGGGCACCGACGACCCGAGTCTCTACGTCCCGGCCGGCGCGATCTGGACCGGCGACGCCGCCTCCGTGGCCGGCGCCGAGGAGACGCTCCTGGCCGGCCTGGGACGTGCGCTGCGCCTCTACCCGCAGATCACCGAGGCGCTGCGCGTCGCCACGCCGACCAGCGTCACCACGGACGCCGAGGGTGCGTTCCGCTTCCTGCGCGAGTCCGCGCCGCTGCTGTCGGCCGCCGGGTTCGGCGTGCAACTGCCGCAGTGGGCGGGCCGTGCCCGGCTGGGCATGAAGCTCACGACCCGTACGAAGACCGATCCGGGGGCCACGGTCTCGTCCGGGTTCGGCCTCGGCGACCTGGTGGACTTCCGATGGGATCTGGCGCTCGAGGGCGAGGACCTCACCGAGGAGGAGCTGACCGAGCTGGCGCGGCTGAAGGCCCCGCTGGTCCGGCTGCGCGGCAAATGGGTCGAGCTGGACGACGCCCAGCTCACCAAGGCGCTGGAGTTCCTGAGCCGTGGCCGTGCGGGTGAGATGAGCGCCGCCCAGGCCGTACGCGCCGTGATCCACGCGGGCGACGACACCCTGCCGCTCATGGAGATCGACGCCGACGGGGGGCTGGGCGATCTGCTGTCCGGCCAGGCCGACCGCCGCCTGGAGCCGATCCCCACGCCGGACAGCTTCGAGGGGACGCTGCGCCCGTACCAGGAGCGCGGCCTGGCCTGGCTGGCCTTCCTCGACGACCTGGGTCTGGGCGCGGTGCTCGCGGACGACATGGGCCTTGGCAAGACCACACAGACGCTCGCGCTGCTCGCGACACGGGCGCCCTACCGGAGTGAACGCGGGCCGACTCTGCTCATCGGGCCGATGTCGCTCGTCGGCAACTGGCAGCGGGAGGCGGCGCGCTTCACGCCGAAGCTGCGGGTCTACGTCCATCACGGCGGCGGCCGGCATCGCGGCGAGGAGCTGGAGGAGGCCGTACGGGGCGCCGACCTGGTGCTCACGACCTACGGCACCGCGACCCGAGACCGGGAGGCGCTCTCCGCCATCGCATGGGACCGGGTGGTCTGCGACGAGGCGCAGGCGCTGAAGAACAGCGGCACCCGGCAGGCCCAGGCGGTGCGGAGCATCCCGGCGCGCGGCCGGATCGCGCTCACCGGCACCCCGGTCGAAAACCACCTGACCGAGCTGTGGTCGATCATGGAGTTCGCCAACCCGGGGCTGCTCGGGCCCAGGCAGGCGTTCCGTGAGCGGTTCGCCACGCCGATCGAGGCCCACGGCGACGAGGAGGCCGCGGCGGCGCTCGGCCGGGCCACCGGGCCGTTCATCCTGCGCCGGCTGAAGACCGACAAGACGATCATCACCGACCTGCCGGACAAGCAGGAGATCAAGGTCTGGTGCAACCTCACCCCTGAGCAGGCGTCGCTCTACCAGGCGACCGTCGAGGACATGCTCGACCGCATCTCCGCGAGCTCGGGCATGGAGCGGCGCGGCCTGGTCCTGGCCACCATGGCCAAGCTGAAGCAGGTCTGCAACCACCCCGCCCACCTGCTCAAGGACGGCTCGCGGCTTCCTGGGCGCTCGGGAAAGCTGGAGCGCCTGGAGGAGATCTGCGCCGAGGTGGTCGCCGAGGGCGAAAAGGCCCTCGTCTTCACTCAGTACTCCGAGTTCGGCACGATGCTGCAGCCGCACCTGGAGGCCCGCCTCGGCCGGCCGGTGCTGTGGCTCCACGGCGGCACCACCAAGCGGCGCCGCGACGAGCTCGTACGACGTTTCCAGGAGGACACCGAGCCCGCCGTCTTCCTGCTGTCGCTGAAGGCCGCCGGCACCGGGCTCAACCTCACGGCCGCCAACCACGTCGTCCACGTCGACCGCTGGTGGAACCCCGCGGTCGAGGACCAGGCCACCGACCGGGCGTTCCGCATCGGCCAGACCAAAAACGTCCAGGTCCGCAAGTTCATCTGCGTGGGCACCATGGAGGAGCGCGTCGACGAGATGATCGAACGCAAGAAGGCCCTGGCCGAGCGCATCGTCGGCACCGGCGAGGGCTGGCTCACCGAGCTGTCCGTCGCCGAGCTGCGCGACGTGGTCCGCCTCGGGCCCGAGGCGGTGAGCGCCTGATGCCCATGTACGGTCCCCCGCGCCCGGTCGAGGGCGGCATCCGCGCCCGCACCGAGCGCGGCACGATCGGCGAGGAGTGGTGGTCGCGCCGCTTCATCGACGTGCTGGAGTCCTTCGCCGACTCCGGGAGGCTCGGCCGCGGCCGGTCGTACGCGCGCAAGGGCCAGGTGGTCGGCCTGAAGGTCGACGCGTACGAGGTGACGGCCCAGGTGCAGGGCTCGCGCGAGGAGCCGTACGACGTGGCGATCGGCATCGACGTCATCGACGAGCCGACCTGGGAGGCGATCGAGGAGGCGCTGGCGTCCCAGGCGGTGTTCCGCGCGCGGCTGCTGGCCGGGGAGATGCCGCCGGAGATCGAGGACGTCTTCGCCGCGTTCGGCATCCCGCTGTTCCCGGGAGCGTCCGGTGACATGCACATCATGTGCAGCTGCCCCGACTGGGGCGAGCCGTGCAAGCACGCCGCCGCCGTGCTCTACCTCCTGGCCGAGGCCTTCGACGACGACCCGTTCCTGATCCTCACCTGGAACGGCCGTACCCGCGAACGGCTCCTCGCCGGCCTGCGCCGCCTGGACTCGGCCGAGGCCGCCGCGACCGCCGACCCGCTGGAGATCGAGGAGACGCCGCTCACCGAGCGTCTGGACGACTTCTGGACCCCGGCCGCGATACGCGACCGCCCGCCCGCTCCCCCGATGCCGCCGGGACTGCTGCTGAAGCTGCTCGACCCCCCGAAGGTCAAGGTGCGCCGCAGGGATCTCACCGACGTGCTGCGCCCCGCGTACGACGCGCTCGGCGAAACCCGGGGGCCTGCGTGAGGACGCGCAACGACACCCGACGGATGTCAGGCATTTTGAACTGACCACTTGAGGCAGGATCCCCACATAACCGCCATTAGTGACGTAAGAAATGCACGACGGGAAAGATCGTCGCGACTTACAGGGGGTCCTTTTCTTGCGTCGCATCGGGCTAGTTCTGCTGAGTGCCGTGCTGCTGGCACTCGGAATCACCACACCGCACACCGCGTTCGCCGCGGATCAGCCGGTCGTCAACTGGGCGAACAGCGACCCGGACGACCTGGGCGTCCTCCGGGTCTCGGTGACGTCCGCTCAGGCGATCACACACTTGACGGCCCACATCATCTCGCCGAAGACCGGGGCCGAGGTCGCGGCCACCGACGACTTCGTGCTGCGGTCGGGCACGGCCGAGAACGGTGAGTGGGCCACACGTGACACTTTCAAGCTCGACCAGCTGGACAATTACCCGGTCACGGTCGACGCCACGGCCTCGGACGGCGGTCAGGTCACCGCGCGGTCCATCGGCTATCTGAGCTACTACGCACAGACGGTCTTCGATCCGTTCACGGCGAACCGCACGGCGGTGAACTACGCCCACCGCGACGTCATCGTGCGCGGACGGCTGTCGAGCCGCTCGCCCGCGACCCGCGAGCTCACGCCGTTCGCCAATGCGCCCGTCGGGCTCAGCTACCGGATCTACGGCCGGAACGGAAACGGCGACGACCACTTCGGCTCGGTCCAGCTGACGACCGACGCCCAAGGGCGGTTCTCCTCCACCCAGACGCTGACGGGGGCCGCCGACTTCGACGCGCTCTACGACTACCGGAACGACTTCCCCGGCTATCTCAGGGGCAGTTCGCCGACGCTGCGGATCGGCGTGAAGCAGGCTCCGGTACGGGTGACCGCCGTGTCCGACCCGCGCCGGGTCGTCCCGGACGCTCAGATCACCGTGTCCGGCCAGGCCACGTGGAAGTCCCCCACCGGATGGCAGCCCCTCGCGGGGGCACGGCTCGGCGTGGGGCCGCAGGAGGTGACCACGGGGAGCGACGGGCGCTACTCCGTGACCATGGTTCCGTACAACACGGGAGACATCCCCGTGTATTACACGACGCAGGACCCGTTCGTGGCCGACGCCACGGCGGCGGCCGCGGTCATCGTCGTCCAGCCGTCGGTCATCTCCGAGTTCGAGGCCGAGCGCGGCGTCGACGCCGGAGCGGTCAATGTGCGGGGGAACCTCTACTTCCCCGGGCTCGCCTCTCCGGGTGATCCGCAGGTCGACATCCAGTTCTCGCTCGACGGCACGACCTGGCACCGCAGGGCGACGCTGCCGGCGAACTCCTCCTTCTCCACGACGATCCAGGAGACCCGCCCGGGCTACTGGCGGGCACACTACCGAGGCGGCCGGTACTTCCAGCCGTCCGTCAGCGACGCCGTGTACGCCGACCCCCGCTAGCGGGGACGAGAGTGGCCCTGACCCGGCCGAAACCGGGTCAGGGCCACAAGCGAACCGTGTTACCGCAGGTCGCCGTTGGTCATTCCGGTCGGGGCCGGGGGAAGGGCGACCAGGCCCATCTCCGCCCTCGACGCGAACAGCTCGTGCTTGGGCACGACGCGGACGCTATAGCCGAAGGCGCCCGGCCGGTTGAGGGGGACCTCGCCCGCGTAGCGCAGCCGGCCGCCGTCGACGTTCTCGACCTGGGTCAGCTCGAGGTAGGACGGGTCGACCAGCGTGTCGGTCTCCCCGACCCGGCCGTACACGACCTCCACCGCGACGTCGGAGGGTTCGAGGCCGCCCAGCTCGACCGTCGCACGTACGGTGAGGCCGGTACCCAGCTGCGGGCTCTGCCCGGCACCGCTGGACTCGACGTGCTCGACCGTGACGTTCTGCCACAGTTTGGCCACGCGCAGCTTCCACGCGGCCACGGACTTCGCGGCCGCGTGCTCGTCGGCGGCCAGCAGCCGCCCGGAGACCGCGGCGGGCGCGTACAGGTCCAGGACGTAGTCGCGGAGCATGCGCCCGGCCAGCACCTTCGGGCCCAGAGAGGCCAGGGTGTGCTTGACCATCTCCAGCCAGCGGCGCGGCAGGCCGTCCGCGGCACGGTCGTAGAACAGCGCCGCGACGTGGTCCTCGATCAGCTCGTACAGGGCGTTCGCCTCGACGTCGTCACGGCGGTCCGGGTCGGCGGCGCGGTCGGCCGACGGGATCGACCAGCCGTTGTTGCCGTCGAACCACTCATCCCACCAGCCGTCGCGGATCGACAGGTTGAGCCCGCCGTTCAGCGCGGCCTTCATGCCGGACGTGCCGCAGGCCTCCAGCGGGCGGAGCGGGTTGTTCATCCACACGTCGCAGCCCTGGACCAGCGACTGGCCGAGCGCCATGTCGTAGTCGGGCAGGAAGACGATCCGGTGGCGTACGGCGGGGTCGTCGGTGAACCGGACGATGTCCTGGATCAGCCGCTTGCCGCCCTCGTCGGCCGGGTGCGCCTTGCCGGCGATGATGATCTGCACCGGCCGCTCGGGGTCGAGCAGGAACGACTTGAGCCGCTCGGGGTCGCGCAGCATCAGGGTGAGCCGCTTGTAAGACGGCACGCGGCGGGCGAAGCCGAAGGTCAGCACGTCCGGGTCGAGGACGTCGTCGATCCAGGTCAGCTCGGCGTCGCTGGCGCCGCGCTGGTGCCAGGACTCCCGCAGGCGACGGCGGGCGTCGAGCACGAGGCGTTCGCGCAGCGTACGGCGGAT
It encodes:
- a CDS encoding heavy metal-binding domain-containing protein is translated as MTQQLPPTAQARLNQARRGGTWTSSLSVGEFAGLRSRGFEPVGQVMGSTVHNLGWWYRAPTYCGYSTGLFGTGTSRTVTSGMQSAWGGFSTYIDTLYQARHVAMGRMAAECAALGGDGVVAVELTIAPFQGAAHHLEFQAVGTAVRAVGNVRPGRVFMSHLSGQEFAKLIESGWVPVDLVMGASVGVRHDDWRTGWSTGTFAPAQEVAGWTELVSVTRHEARAHFLADTARTGADGVVVSDIEFHVRERECSYNDEQRDHIVETTLIGTAIAEFRTAHHPPSSLTIMRL
- a CDS encoding enoyl-CoA hydratase/isomerase family protein is translated as MGEFVRLEVSGAVATIRLDRPKMNAVNAQLRDELAEAARAADADPAVRAVILYGGERVFAAGADIKEMAELSYAETTEHCRALQNALNTVARIGAPVVAAITGYALGGGLELALCADFRVAGESAKVGQPEIQLGVIPGAGGTQRLPRLIGPSRAKDLIFTGRHVKADEALAIGLVDKVVPDDQVYDAAKEMAARYANGPAVALRAAKEAVDAGLEVDLATGLEIERLHFAGLFATEDQKIGMRSFVEDGPGKAEFTGR
- a CDS encoding DEAD/DEAH box helicase — its product is MLVAHATWHGGALCLWAEDPALPDTSRVRVTPKPHPFAAADLHGTSYAALTAGAMRVELTLLLPGSAAGPFPSPELAREPSSRRPAPHPWRVPALALDPFAAMALLGSADDAEDIVRGADLRFFALVADEAMHLAERGRVLPALVREDGDLTARWRPVITGADAERFRELARAMPPACRAAGDGRAAAEVLLEALTGLADATVRGIVPHPLLAERTGRVPDRLPLAERWAEALTGPDPAVAREPGDDPGALAAELDSWAAAALRPSGPLRVCFRLGEPPQDDPGGPWTVQFALQGTDDPSLYVPAGAIWTGDAASVAGAEETLLAGLGRALRLYPQITEALRVATPTSVTTDAEGAFRFLRESAPLLSAAGFGVQLPQWAGRARLGMKLTTRTKTDPGATVSSGFGLGDLVDFRWDLALEGEDLTEEELTELARLKAPLVRLRGKWVELDDAQLTKALEFLSRGRAGEMSAAQAVRAVIHAGDDTLPLMEIDADGGLGDLLSGQADRRLEPIPTPDSFEGTLRPYQERGLAWLAFLDDLGLGAVLADDMGLGKTTQTLALLATRAPYRSERGPTLLIGPMSLVGNWQREAARFTPKLRVYVHHGGGRHRGEELEEAVRGADLVLTTYGTATRDREALSAIAWDRVVCDEAQALKNSGTRQAQAVRSIPARGRIALTGTPVENHLTELWSIMEFANPGLLGPRQAFRERFATPIEAHGDEEAAAALGRATGPFILRRLKTDKTIITDLPDKQEIKVWCNLTPEQASLYQATVEDMLDRISASSGMERRGLVLATMAKLKQVCNHPAHLLKDGSRLPGRSGKLERLEEICAEVVAEGEKALVFTQYSEFGTMLQPHLEARLGRPVLWLHGGTTKRRRDELVRRFQEDTEPAVFLLSLKAAGTGLNLTAANHVVHVDRWWNPAVEDQATDRAFRIGQTKNVQVRKFICVGTMEERVDEMIERKKALAERIVGTGEGWLTELSVAELRDVVRLGPEAVSA
- a CDS encoding SWIM zinc finger family protein; this encodes MPMYGPPRPVEGGIRARTERGTIGEEWWSRRFIDVLESFADSGRLGRGRSYARKGQVVGLKVDAYEVTAQVQGSREEPYDVAIGIDVIDEPTWEAIEEALASQAVFRARLLAGEMPPEIEDVFAAFGIPLFPGASGDMHIMCSCPDWGEPCKHAAAVLYLLAEAFDDDPFLILTWNGRTRERLLAGLRRLDSAEAAATADPLEIEETPLTERLDDFWTPAAIRDRPPAPPMPPGLLLKLLDPPKVKVRRRDLTDVLRPAYDALGETRGPA